The Bacteroidales bacterium DNA window GTAGGACGGAATCCTGTTTTGAAATACGGCCCAACCGGAGTGACGAAAACGACGAATAAATATTCCGTTGCCGCTTTTACTCCGACCTGAGGGCTTATGCCAATTAATAACGGACGGATATAGAGAGAAGCACCACTTTCGTATGGCGGTACATATTTTTTGTTTAATTCGACAGCTTTGATTACCGATTCTGTAAAAATTTCCACAGGCAATTCAGCCATAGCGATTCCACGGCAGGATGACTGCATCCGTAAAGCATTTGCTTCAATCCTGAAAATACGGATTTTCCCGTCTTTTCCCCTGAACGCTTTTAGTCCTTCAAATGCTTCCTGTCCGTAATGCAGGCAGGTAGCCGCCATGTGCATATCTATCCTTTCGGAAGTAGTTTCCTGAGGCTGACTCCATTTTCCATCCCTGAAATGGCTTCTTACATTATAATCGGTCTTATGGTAACCAAAAGGTAAATTTCCCCAATCAATCATTTTCAGTGAATTATTATATCAATATTAGAACATTGTCCTGGGATCTGTAATTTTACCGGTAATAGCTGCAGCTGCAGCTACAAGCGATCCGGCAAGCAATGTGCGTGATCCCGGTCCCTGACGTCCTTCAAAATTACGGTTGGAAGTGGATACAGCATACATCCCGGCTGGTACTTTGTCCTCATTCATGGCCAGACATGCGGAACATCCGGGCTGACGCAGTTCAAATCCGGCTTCCTTGAGTATATGATCCAGTTTTTCTTCCCTGATTTGCCTTTCAACAGTTCCCGAACCGGGAACGAGCCAGGCCACAACATCCGGATTTTTCTTTTTGCCTTTTACAAATTCAGCAAAAGCGCGGAAATCTTCGATCCGTCCATTGGTACAACTACCCAGAAAAACATATTGGATAGGATGGCCGATTAATGATTGTCCGGGTTTAAAGCCCATATATTGCAATGCCTTATCAAATGTTACCCTATCTGTGCCGGTCAATCCTTCTCCGGTTGGTATCTTATCTGTAACTTTCATTCCCATACCCGGATTAGTCCCGTATGTGATCATGGGTTCGATATCGGCAGCATCGAACGAATAGGTTTTATCAAATACAGCTCCTTCATCTGTTTTCAGCGTTTTCCAATATTCCACCGCCTTGTCCCATTCCTCACCTTTGGGCGCATATTCACGTCCTTTGAAATATTCGAAAGTTTTTTCATCGGGAGCGATCAAGCCGCCGCGTGCCCCCATTTCAATACTCATATTACAAACTGTCATACGGCCTTCCATGCTCAGGCTGCGAATGGCTGCCCCTGCAAACTCAATGAAGTATCCCGTACCTCCTCCTGCCGTAAGTTTGGCAATAATATACAAAACAATGTCTTTTGCCGTAACCCCTTTTCCTGGTTGTCCGTTTACCTCGATCAGCATCTTTTTGGGCTTCGGTTGCATGATACATTGGGTAGCCAGCACCATTTCCACTTCACTGGTACCGATACCGAATGCAATACTTCCATATGCTCCGTGTGTGGAAGTATGGCTATCTCCACATACGATGGTCATACCAGGAAGGGTAATACCCAGTTCGGGACCGACAACATGTACTACTCCCTGCTTTGGATTTCCCAACCCGAAATAAGTCACCTGATGATGGGTAGTATTCATGGCGAGTGTTTCCACCTGTATACGCGACTGCTCTTCTACAATCGGCAGATGCTGGTTTAGCGTAGGCACATTGTGGTCGCAGGTAGCAAAAGTCTGTTTCGGGCGCGCTACTTTCAATCCCCG harbors:
- the leuC gene encoding 3-isopropylmalate dehydratase large subunit produces the protein MKKTVFDKIWDSHVVKQVEDGPSVLYIDRHLIHEVTSPQAFAGLNKRGLKVARPKQTFATCDHNVPTLNQHLPIVEEQSRIQVETLAMNTTHHQVTYFGLGNPKQGVVHVVGPELGITLPGMTIVCGDSHTSTHGAYGSIAFGIGTSEVEMVLATQCIMQPKPKKMLIEVNGQPGKGVTAKDIVLYIIAKLTAGGGTGYFIEFAGAAIRSLSMEGRMTVCNMSIEMGARGGLIAPDEKTFEYFKGREYAPKGEEWDKAVEYWKTLKTDEGAVFDKTYSFDAADIEPMITYGTNPGMGMKVTDKIPTGEGLTGTDRVTFDKALQYMGFKPGQSLIGHPIQYVFLGSCTNGRIEDFRAFAEFVKGKKKNPDVVAWLVPGSGTVERQIREEKLDHILKEAGFELRQPGCSACLAMNEDKVPAGMYAVSTSNRNFEGRQGPGSRTLLAGSLVAAAAAITGKITDPRTMF